In one window of Pseudorasbora parva isolate DD20220531a chromosome 7, ASM2467924v1, whole genome shotgun sequence DNA:
- the hapln2 gene encoding hyaluronan and proteoglycan link protein 2, translating into MVESTMNSIALLVISPCFFLCTSAKYHHHNQDQGKELKYLLEPLVYAEVTARRGRTGILPCVMRFKPLHYRVKWTKIDPPSQGVENIVLITNGHADKQYGSLGPRASLLRAHNLDVSLRLTDLELEDDGSYRCELINGIEDESVVITLRIEGVVFPYQSHHGRYRFTFFEAKEACAEQDATLATYKQLYRAWTEGLDWCNAGWLSDGTVNYPVLHPRPACGGDLLSGIRSYGPRHKIRDHYDAFCFTSTTKGSVFFIPGQLNFAEAERACRREGGSLARTGQMYSSWKFQQLDRCDGGWLQDGSVRFPIINPRDHCGGIAEPGVRSFGYPSENLRLYGAYCYR; encoded by the exons ATGGTGGAATCCACAATGAACTCTATCGCTCTGTTAGTGATTTCACCCTGTTTCTTCTTGTGTACCTCTGCAAAATACCACCATCATAATCAAG ACCAGGGCAAAGAGCTAAAATACCTCCTGGAACCTCTGGTATATGCTGAGGTCACTGCTCGACGTGGACGCACAGGCATTTTGCCCTGTGTGATGAGGTTTAAACCACTGCATTACAGAGTAAAGTGGACTAAAATCGACCCCCCTAGTCAAGGAGTGGAAAACATAGTGCTTATAACAAATGGACATGCAGATAAGCAGTATGGCTCTCTGGGGCCTCGAGCGTCTCTCCTACGTGCACACAACCTGGATGTTTCCCTCCGTCTGACCGATCTGGAGCTGGAAGACGACGGCAGCTACCGCTGTGAATTGATCAACGGAATTGAGGATGAAAGTGTTGTTATTACGCTGAGAATTGAAG GGGTTGTATTTCCTTATCAGAGTCACCATGGTCGGTACAGGTTTACTTTCTTTGAAGCTAAAGAGGCTTGTGCTGAACAGGATGCAACACTCGCCACCTACAAGCAACTTTACCGGG CCTGGACTGAAGGGTTGGACTGGTGCAACGCTGGATGGCTGAGCGATGGAACTGTCAATTACCCAGTCTTGCACCCACGGCCGGCTTGTGGAGGGGATCTTCTATCAGGCATCCGAAGTTACGGGCCTCGTCACAAAATACGGGACCACTATGATGCTTTCTGCTTCACCTCTACCACTAAGG GTTCTGTTTTCTTCATTCCAGGGCAGTTGAATTTTGCAGAGGCTGAACGCGCCTGCAGACGGGAGGGTGGCAGTCTAGCGAGGACTGGTCAGATGTATTCATCTTGGAAATTTCAGCAGCTGGACCGCTGCGATGGAGGCTGGCTGCAGGATGGTAGTGTACGATTCCCCATCATCAACCCGAGGGATCATTGTGGAGGCATTGCAGAACCAGGGGTTCGGAGCTTTGGGTATCCCAGTGAAAATTTACGTCTTTATGGGGCTTATTGCTATAGGTAA
- the bcan gene encoding brevican core protein isoform X2: protein MFLHILLRTICLFVLSSSSILSPAADETTFLQVAIPDSPVSAILGGSLTLPCLVSLSRTPSLGRHAVLTQPRAKWSFLSSNRETEILVARGERVKVSELYKDRASLLNYAASSADLTLRLDGLKHNDTGFYRCEVQHGLEDAHDQAQVKVKGVVFLYRHTSSRYAFTFDEAKDACEDIGAQIASPEQLLAAYHSGYEQCDAGWLSDRSVRYPIQMPREGCFGNMDGLPGVRNYGMMDNDELFDVYCYVENIHGEVFHGSTQQRFSLSEAKTYCEQQGAQLATTGQLYAAWNDGLNHCSPGWLADGSVRYPIVTPRERCGGSDPGVKTVYRFSNQTGFPDPHTRHDAYCFRANSNSQTVPPIHYMATEPEDTEQHIVTLADPQEEYSMDQVTQWSENEAQGAVESFSIYSTQTTSEPEEHNHTPSSQENVTASTRRDLTTPASTDTYHQSTEVTWQKVESVPGIYMDPKHNNFMHEEEPDIKASAIDGVKSSNHRHYQPMPDTNLEPGEPIEFTPSTEAQPVTTEAPSSQPKEIDGSKHFQPMPDTNLENEDVDEDRATSEISTTTEGTTLEYDSSNDTTTYNTPVQSSPSTYLPEGATVEKNAGNVTEAPESDEEQGLFIDTTQSTSVRTSSTEGLLKGSGDDLTLLSTKKAEHLVTPHISETYGTSTTETMTESFSFTHLNNISPTFKPIHENSSADRHNAEETSAETAPVSLGAVDDVSDYSTVSTTLKETDSSEGSGDHDDVLPVTLLTTPMPHLLGTSTTHGPAQVEISSPQEMEGVLPESTTTYGLEIVEEELENVEQEGLGAALNHLITTSTELNNSTITFNVEGGDEDETSGEGEPPGNWSSVTAHPYSKMATITPSNLTDMMEHNETNSDNEDNQDSTVGPTTSLEVTFLPRRTHNPIWQSVTSSTNPGEVRTDVEFSGEAALTTDDIKAISEYDSTSAPIDGQMEQTQKPSTMTDDNEDDDDELITKASTDNMEDENHVKTTLESVTLSARPTQSVLVKTGYISDACLENPCKNGGTCVDSGAGRRCLCLPTYGGDFCETDLEHCEPGWEKFQGFCYKHFTKRQKWEVAEQHCRMCGGHLVSVMSPEEQEFINDKYREYQWTGLNDKTIEGDFRWSDGNPLLYENWYRGQPDSYFLSGEDCVVMVWYDDGRWSDIPCNYQLSYTCKKGIAFCGQPPIMTHAKMFGRRQLKYRANSQVRYYCEPGFIQRQNPVITCQSNGQWEEPKITCTPGGPAYSNGELVTWPTGQNKEIAIEDTTKKTITPEYYDIKWNF, encoded by the exons ATGTTCCTGCATATACTGCTGCGTACCATCTGCCTCTTTGTCTTGTCATCTTCCTCCATCCTCAGTCCTGCAGCAG ATGAGACCACATTCTTACAAGTGGCCATTCCCGATAGCCCAGTGTCTGCCATTTTGGGAGGCTCCCTGACTCTGCCCTGCCTGGTGAGTCTCTCCCGGACCCCGTCTTTGGGTCGACATGCTGTACTGACCCAGCCACGAGCCAAATGGAGCTTTCTTTCATcaaacagagagacagagatccTAGTGGCCCGTGGTGAGAGGGTAAAGGTGAGTGAGTTGTATAAAGACAGAGCTTCCCTGCTGAATTATGCTGCCTCTTCAGCTGATCTTACCCTCAGACTGGATGGGCTGAAACATAATGATACAGGCTTCTACCGCTGTGAAGTCCAGCACGGCTTGGAGGATGCTCATGACCAGGCCCAAGTCAAAGTAAAAG GTGTTGTTTTCCTCTACCGCCACACCTCAAGTCGCTATGCCTTCACATTTGATGAGGCCAAAGATGCATGTGAGGACATTGGAGCTCAGATTGCTTCTCCAGAGCAGCTGCTGGCTGCGTACCACAGCGGCTATGAGCAGTGTGACGCTGGCTGGCTTTCAGATCGCTCTGTTAG ATACCCAATCCAAATGCCCCGTGAAGGCTGTTTTGGAAACATGGATGGATTACCAGGCGTTCGAAACTATGGCATGATGGATAATGATGAACTCTTTGACGTGTATTGCTATGTGGAGAACATTCATG GGGAGGTTTTTCATGGGTCAACCCAACAGCGCTTCAGCTTGTCAGAAGCTAAGACATACTGTGAGCAGCAGGGAGCTCAGCTAGCCACCACTGGCCAGCTGTATGCCGCATGGAATGATGGTCTGAATCACTGCAGTCCTGGCTGGCTTGCTGATGGAAGCGTTCGCTACCCCATCGTGACCCCTCGAGAACGGTGTGGGGGCTCTGATCCTGGTGTCAAGACAGTCTATCGTTTTAGCAATCAAACAGGATTCCCGGACCCACACACTCGCCATGATGCCTACTGCTTTAGAG CTAACAGCAACTCTCAGACAGTCCCACCTATACATTATATGGCAACAGAGCCAGAGGACACAGAGCAGCATATTGTGACTTTAGCAGATCCCCAAGAGGAGTACAGCATGGATCAGGTCACTCAATGGTCCGAAAATGAAGCTCAGGGGGCTGTTGAGTCCTTCTCCATCTACAGCACACAGACTACTTCAGAGCCTGAGGAACACAACCACACCCCAAGCTCTCAGGAAAATGTCACTGCTAGCACCAGAAGAGACCTTACCACCCCAGCCAGCACAGACACATATCATCAGTCCACTGAGGTCACCTGGCAAAAAGTTGAATCTGTTCCAGGGATTTACATGGATCCAAAGCACAATAATTTCATGCATGAAGAAGAACCAGATATAAAAGCTTCAGCGATTGACGGTGTTAAGAGCAGCAATCATAGACACTATCAACCAATGCCAGATACCAACTTAGAGCCAGGAGAGCCCATCGAATTCACCCCATCTACAGAGGCTCAGCCTGTGACAACAGAGGCACCATCCTCTCAACCGAAGGAAATAGATGGGTCCAAACATTTCCAACCCATGCCTGACACCAACCTGGAGAATGAAGATGTGGATGAAGATCGTGCGACTAGTGAGATATCTACGACTACTGAGGGCACTACACTGGAATATGACTCAAGCAATGACACCACAACGTACAATACCCCAGTCCAGTCGAGTCCCTCAACATACCTTCCTGAAGGTGCTACAGTGGAGAAAAATGCAGGAAATGTCACAGAAGCTCCAGAGTCAGATGAAGAACAAGGCCTTTTTATAGACACAACTCAGTCCACCTCAGTAAGAACGTCCAGCACTGAAGGTTTATTGAAGGGTTCCGGTGACGATTTAACCTTGTTATCAACGAAAAAAGCAGAACATCTGGTCACCCCACATATATCAGAGACATATGGAACATCGACAACTGAGACTATGACAGAGAGCTTCTCATTTACACATCTGAACAATATTAGCCCAA CTTTTAAACCCATACATGAAAACAGTTCTGCAGACCGTCACAATGCTGAGGAGACCTCAGCTGAGACTGCTCCTGTGTCTCTTGGTGCAGTTGATGACGTCAGTGATTATTCGACTGTGAGCACAACACTGAAGGAAACCGACTCATCTGAAGGTTCTGGCGATCATGATGATGTCCTACCAGTCACACTTTTGACCACCCCTATGCCTCATCTGTTGGGCACATCAACCACACATGGACCTGCACAAGTAGAAATCAGTTCTCCACAGGAAATGGAAGGAGTCCTCCCTGAAAGCACTACTACATATGGCCTTGAGATTGTGGAAGAAGAACTGGAGAATGTGGAGCAGGAAGGGCTTGGAGCAGCACTTAATCACCTAATCACTACATCCACTGAGCTTAATAATTCTACTATAACTTTTAACGTTGAAGGCGGTGATGAGGATGAGACATCCGGAGAAGGAGAACCTCCAGGAAACTGGTCTTCAGTTACTGCGCATCCATACTCAAAAATGGCCACCATCACTCCCTCCAACCTTACAGATATGATGGAGCATAATGAAACCAATAGTGATAATGAAGATAATCAGGACAGCACTGTGGGACCCACGACAAGTCTGGAGGTTACATTTCTTCCTCGTAGGACCCATAATCCTATCTGGCAGTCTGTGACCTCTTCCACAAACCCAGGAGAGGTCAGAACAGATGTTGAATTCAGTGGGGAAGCTGCACTTACCACAGACGACATCAAAGCCATAAGTGAATATGACTCCACCAGTGCACCcattgatggacagatggagcAAACCCAAAAACCATCCACTATGACAGATGAcaatgaagatgatgatgatgaactCATAACTAAAGCAAGCACAGACAATATGGAAGATGAGAATCATGTCAAAACCACACTCGAGTCTGTCACTCTGTCTGCCAGACCTACACAGAGTGTGTTAGTTAAGACAGGCTACATTTCAG ATGCATGTTTGGAGAACCCTTGTAAAAATGGAGGCACTTGTGTGGACAGTGGAGCAGGTCGTAGATGTCTCTGTCTACCCACCTATGGAGGAGATTTTTGTGAGACAG ATCTAGAGCACTGTGAACCAGGCTGGGAAAAGTTCCAAGGgttttgttacaaacatttcaCCAAACGGCAGAAATGGGAGGTAGCAGAGCAGCACTGTCGCATGTGCGGAGGTCACCTGGTCTCTGTTATGTCGCCTGAGGAACAGGAGTTTATCAATG ATAAATACAGGGAGTATCAGTGGACAGGTCTCAATGACAAGACCATCGAGGGAGATTTCCGTTGGTCAGATGGGAACCCTCTG CTGTATGAGAACTGGTATCGTGGACAACCAGACAGTTACTTCCTGTCAGGGGAGGATTGTGTTGTCATGGTTTGGTACGACGATGGCCGTTGGAGTGATATCCCTTGCAACTACCAGCTTTCCTACACCTGCAAGAAGGGTATTG CGTTCTGTGGTCAGCCCCCTATCATGACGCATGCTAAGATGTTTGGACGTCGTCAACTGAAGTACAGGGCAAATTCACAGGTGCGCTACTACTGTGAGCCAGGCTTCATCCAGAGACAGAATCCTGTCATCACATGTCAGAGCAACGGACAGTGGGAGGAACCTAAGATCACTTGTACACCag GGGGACCAGCGTACTCAAATGGAGAACTGGTGACATGGCCCACAGGTCAGAACAAGGAAATAGCCATAGAagacacaacaaaaaaaacaataacaccTGAATATTATGATATAAAATGGAACTTTTGA
- the bcan gene encoding brevican core protein isoform X1 — protein sequence MFLHILLRTICLFVLSSSSILSPAADETTFLQVAIPDSPVSAILGGSLTLPCLVSLSRTPSLGRHAVLTQPRAKWSFLSSNRETEILVARGERVKVSELYKDRASLLNYAASSADLTLRLDGLKHNDTGFYRCEVQHGLEDAHDQAQVKVKGVVFLYRHTSSRYAFTFDEAKDACEDIGAQIASPEQLLAAYHSGYEQCDAGWLSDRSVRYPIQMPREGCFGNMDGLPGVRNYGMMDNDELFDVYCYVENIHGEVFHGSTQQRFSLSEAKTYCEQQGAQLATTGQLYAAWNDGLNHCSPGWLADGSVRYPIVTPRERCGGSDPGVKTVYRFSNQTGFPDPHTRHDAYCFRANSNSQTVPPIHYMATEPEDTEQHIVTLADPQEEYSMDQVTQWSENEAQGAVESFSIYSTQTTSEPEEHNHTPSSQENVTASTRRDLTTPASTDTYHQSTEVTWQKVESVPGIYMDPKHNNFMHEEEPDIKASAIDGVKSSNHRHYQPMPDTNLEPGEPIEFTPSTEAQPVTTEAPSSQPKEIDGSKHFQPMPDTNLENEDVDEDRATSEISTTTEGTTLEYDSSNDTTTYNTPVQSSPSTYLPEGATVEKNAGNVTEAPESDEEQGLFIDTTQSTSVRTSSTEGLLKGSGDDLTLLSTKKAEHLVTPHISETYGTSTTETMTESFSFTHLNNISPTFKPIHENSSADRHNAEETSAETAPVSLGAVDDVSDYSTVSTTLKETDSSEGSGDHDDVLPVTLLTTPMPHLLGTSTTHGPAQVEISSPQEMEGVLPESTTTYGLEIVEEELENVEQEGLGAALNHLITTSTELNNSTITFNVEGGDEDETSGEGEPPGNWSSVTAHPYSKMATITPSNLTDMMEHNETNSDNEDNQDSTVGPTTSLEVTFLPRRTHNPIWQSVTSSTNPGEVRTDVEFSGEAALTTDDIKAISEYDSTSAPIDGQMEQTQKPSTMTDDNEDDDDELITKASTDNMEDENHVKTTLESVTLSARPTQSVLVKTGYISDACLENPCKNGGTCVDSGAGRRCLCLPTYGGDFCETDLEHCEPGWEKFQGFCYKHFTKRQKWEVAEQHCRMCGGHLVSVMSPEEQEFINDKYREYQWTGLNDKTIEGDFRWSDGNPLLYENWYRGQPDSYFLSGEDCVVMVWYDDGRWSDIPCNYQLSYTCKKGIAAFCGQPPIMTHAKMFGRRQLKYRANSQVRYYCEPGFIQRQNPVITCQSNGQWEEPKITCTPGGPAYSNGELVTWPTGQNKEIAIEDTTKKTITPEYYDIKWNF from the exons ATGTTCCTGCATATACTGCTGCGTACCATCTGCCTCTTTGTCTTGTCATCTTCCTCCATCCTCAGTCCTGCAGCAG ATGAGACCACATTCTTACAAGTGGCCATTCCCGATAGCCCAGTGTCTGCCATTTTGGGAGGCTCCCTGACTCTGCCCTGCCTGGTGAGTCTCTCCCGGACCCCGTCTTTGGGTCGACATGCTGTACTGACCCAGCCACGAGCCAAATGGAGCTTTCTTTCATcaaacagagagacagagatccTAGTGGCCCGTGGTGAGAGGGTAAAGGTGAGTGAGTTGTATAAAGACAGAGCTTCCCTGCTGAATTATGCTGCCTCTTCAGCTGATCTTACCCTCAGACTGGATGGGCTGAAACATAATGATACAGGCTTCTACCGCTGTGAAGTCCAGCACGGCTTGGAGGATGCTCATGACCAGGCCCAAGTCAAAGTAAAAG GTGTTGTTTTCCTCTACCGCCACACCTCAAGTCGCTATGCCTTCACATTTGATGAGGCCAAAGATGCATGTGAGGACATTGGAGCTCAGATTGCTTCTCCAGAGCAGCTGCTGGCTGCGTACCACAGCGGCTATGAGCAGTGTGACGCTGGCTGGCTTTCAGATCGCTCTGTTAG ATACCCAATCCAAATGCCCCGTGAAGGCTGTTTTGGAAACATGGATGGATTACCAGGCGTTCGAAACTATGGCATGATGGATAATGATGAACTCTTTGACGTGTATTGCTATGTGGAGAACATTCATG GGGAGGTTTTTCATGGGTCAACCCAACAGCGCTTCAGCTTGTCAGAAGCTAAGACATACTGTGAGCAGCAGGGAGCTCAGCTAGCCACCACTGGCCAGCTGTATGCCGCATGGAATGATGGTCTGAATCACTGCAGTCCTGGCTGGCTTGCTGATGGAAGCGTTCGCTACCCCATCGTGACCCCTCGAGAACGGTGTGGGGGCTCTGATCCTGGTGTCAAGACAGTCTATCGTTTTAGCAATCAAACAGGATTCCCGGACCCACACACTCGCCATGATGCCTACTGCTTTAGAG CTAACAGCAACTCTCAGACAGTCCCACCTATACATTATATGGCAACAGAGCCAGAGGACACAGAGCAGCATATTGTGACTTTAGCAGATCCCCAAGAGGAGTACAGCATGGATCAGGTCACTCAATGGTCCGAAAATGAAGCTCAGGGGGCTGTTGAGTCCTTCTCCATCTACAGCACACAGACTACTTCAGAGCCTGAGGAACACAACCACACCCCAAGCTCTCAGGAAAATGTCACTGCTAGCACCAGAAGAGACCTTACCACCCCAGCCAGCACAGACACATATCATCAGTCCACTGAGGTCACCTGGCAAAAAGTTGAATCTGTTCCAGGGATTTACATGGATCCAAAGCACAATAATTTCATGCATGAAGAAGAACCAGATATAAAAGCTTCAGCGATTGACGGTGTTAAGAGCAGCAATCATAGACACTATCAACCAATGCCAGATACCAACTTAGAGCCAGGAGAGCCCATCGAATTCACCCCATCTACAGAGGCTCAGCCTGTGACAACAGAGGCACCATCCTCTCAACCGAAGGAAATAGATGGGTCCAAACATTTCCAACCCATGCCTGACACCAACCTGGAGAATGAAGATGTGGATGAAGATCGTGCGACTAGTGAGATATCTACGACTACTGAGGGCACTACACTGGAATATGACTCAAGCAATGACACCACAACGTACAATACCCCAGTCCAGTCGAGTCCCTCAACATACCTTCCTGAAGGTGCTACAGTGGAGAAAAATGCAGGAAATGTCACAGAAGCTCCAGAGTCAGATGAAGAACAAGGCCTTTTTATAGACACAACTCAGTCCACCTCAGTAAGAACGTCCAGCACTGAAGGTTTATTGAAGGGTTCCGGTGACGATTTAACCTTGTTATCAACGAAAAAAGCAGAACATCTGGTCACCCCACATATATCAGAGACATATGGAACATCGACAACTGAGACTATGACAGAGAGCTTCTCATTTACACATCTGAACAATATTAGCCCAA CTTTTAAACCCATACATGAAAACAGTTCTGCAGACCGTCACAATGCTGAGGAGACCTCAGCTGAGACTGCTCCTGTGTCTCTTGGTGCAGTTGATGACGTCAGTGATTATTCGACTGTGAGCACAACACTGAAGGAAACCGACTCATCTGAAGGTTCTGGCGATCATGATGATGTCCTACCAGTCACACTTTTGACCACCCCTATGCCTCATCTGTTGGGCACATCAACCACACATGGACCTGCACAAGTAGAAATCAGTTCTCCACAGGAAATGGAAGGAGTCCTCCCTGAAAGCACTACTACATATGGCCTTGAGATTGTGGAAGAAGAACTGGAGAATGTGGAGCAGGAAGGGCTTGGAGCAGCACTTAATCACCTAATCACTACATCCACTGAGCTTAATAATTCTACTATAACTTTTAACGTTGAAGGCGGTGATGAGGATGAGACATCCGGAGAAGGAGAACCTCCAGGAAACTGGTCTTCAGTTACTGCGCATCCATACTCAAAAATGGCCACCATCACTCCCTCCAACCTTACAGATATGATGGAGCATAATGAAACCAATAGTGATAATGAAGATAATCAGGACAGCACTGTGGGACCCACGACAAGTCTGGAGGTTACATTTCTTCCTCGTAGGACCCATAATCCTATCTGGCAGTCTGTGACCTCTTCCACAAACCCAGGAGAGGTCAGAACAGATGTTGAATTCAGTGGGGAAGCTGCACTTACCACAGACGACATCAAAGCCATAAGTGAATATGACTCCACCAGTGCACCcattgatggacagatggagcAAACCCAAAAACCATCCACTATGACAGATGAcaatgaagatgatgatgatgaactCATAACTAAAGCAAGCACAGACAATATGGAAGATGAGAATCATGTCAAAACCACACTCGAGTCTGTCACTCTGTCTGCCAGACCTACACAGAGTGTGTTAGTTAAGACAGGCTACATTTCAG ATGCATGTTTGGAGAACCCTTGTAAAAATGGAGGCACTTGTGTGGACAGTGGAGCAGGTCGTAGATGTCTCTGTCTACCCACCTATGGAGGAGATTTTTGTGAGACAG ATCTAGAGCACTGTGAACCAGGCTGGGAAAAGTTCCAAGGgttttgttacaaacatttcaCCAAACGGCAGAAATGGGAGGTAGCAGAGCAGCACTGTCGCATGTGCGGAGGTCACCTGGTCTCTGTTATGTCGCCTGAGGAACAGGAGTTTATCAATG ATAAATACAGGGAGTATCAGTGGACAGGTCTCAATGACAAGACCATCGAGGGAGATTTCCGTTGGTCAGATGGGAACCCTCTG CTGTATGAGAACTGGTATCGTGGACAACCAGACAGTTACTTCCTGTCAGGGGAGGATTGTGTTGTCATGGTTTGGTACGACGATGGCCGTTGGAGTGATATCCCTTGCAACTACCAGCTTTCCTACACCTGCAAGAAGGGTATTG CAGCGTTCTGTGGTCAGCCCCCTATCATGACGCATGCTAAGATGTTTGGACGTCGTCAACTGAAGTACAGGGCAAATTCACAGGTGCGCTACTACTGTGAGCCAGGCTTCATCCAGAGACAGAATCCTGTCATCACATGTCAGAGCAACGGACAGTGGGAGGAACCTAAGATCACTTGTACACCag GGGGACCAGCGTACTCAAATGGAGAACTGGTGACATGGCCCACAGGTCAGAACAAGGAAATAGCCATAGAagacacaacaaaaaaaacaataacaccTGAATATTATGATATAAAATGGAACTTTTGA